caagtccttccaatcaagtccgagtcaagtcacaagttacgacacatttgaccaagtcaagtccaagtccaagtcgtgccaaagccaagtcaagtccaagtcttattttttccaagtccttaacaagtcaccttgtattctatgtgcaatattgacaattacctttggtcataaattcattacctctccacactgctttgcatgtcccccttcgccagtcatgtcccttacgaaaatcgaccatgttataccatgatttcagttttttgaccatggttcggcattggttttcggttttactaggtttaagtataaattgaaccatggttttaccacggtttataagtgcttggagcaatgtggggttaggtgccttgctcaagggcacttcagtcatggatggagatgtagggagaggtaggccgaggggtgggatttgatcctgcaactctgtgatcatcagcccaactccctaaccattacaccacagctgtagacaagctttcatggtttttttgggtgaccatgcaacccacaattgatcatatttttttagcatggtttgtgactatggttaaaggtaaatcgtttattttttctttctttcatacatttttttcacGCACAaaagcaaaaatatatatatattcattgacttggagcactattgcaagtcattgcaagctaaaactgtcaagtcgagtcaagtctcaagtcaatagcgtacaagtcgagtcaagtcacaagtcattcctaatattggcaagtcaagtctcaagtcgagtcatttgtgattcaagtcacaagtcagtccaagtcacaagtcacaagtccacatctctgataATAACCACCACCAATCACATCTTTTTTTAAGAACGgcaagtcattctcacgctcataggCAACGCAACattttcaacaggtcatggccacgcATATTGGACAGAatatgctgcttgaaatgataactgaaattacgctcgagaattaataaaacatatcaggatgtttatgtcattttccagtctgcacgtctttacgcgcaacgtaagctaaggtggaactgccattattgccgttgtacataaagacgcacaggaagggatggaaggatggatgaagtAGTAGTCCTATGGAAGGAGCCgtcaatgtctgtaaacatggtacattcaaagtccttcaacgtcggaaaagacctgtcaacacaatcatatccccaaaatccaccccattaaatgcagtaaccaaatgtcggcctacacatcactatcgccatcaatgactgaagagcaatgggcggtgaatggtaagcgcgaaggcataaACACTGCTGCGTTTTCAGTGtatgtgacaagatttcgattccctcagtaagatacatTATGCAAAGATGCCTATTCCTCTGTGCAACTGtttatccaccctctctctctgtgcgtaaagtggccgatccatgCGTGctgttgtgtgcgcgtgtggaacTGTGGCATCCGACTATTTGCCTCGCagccacacacgcagtcacattaaggccaagtaactaactgcttttcacctgcattttacaaagacacaaaacgatggcccaatttacacacagagagaaataaggacacgatgcgctgtgttgttttctgatccccctgactgcactacaTGACGGACACtttgtgcgccatgggccatggcgctatttggagtgtgctcactgctgaaacatttgttttaacagtagcctattggccggctgcttgtgacaggcttatattacaatagtagaatttaaatgaaaagaaaaatatgAATACTATGAAATAAGAACTAATGCGAAGAAGTGTCCAGTTCTTGTCATCACActtgcctttccgagtgcctttccattacgcactattccaacaggctatgcagttgcataatgtccatttttgaacttgttgtagtctatgatgtagtttggagttcttgtagaTCAAGGCATAGCCTCCAATGCAAGGAAAACGAGAAGGATCACAACACACTGGTGACCTTTTTTTAATTAGTGAACAACGCATTTCGTAATGACCACTACATGTGgcctatttccatgtagcctatgcttattggagtttaatcaaaatatacTATTCATTCCGTCATGTGTGGAGATAGGTGAGTGGTTACATATtttgcattcatgcgagatgctgcttttggtgtgggttcaaatcccgatggtaatcaaacaggGTTCTTTTATTGGCgccgctttgattgatcggagctcgtgaagcacgattgTGGAATATGGAATTTTCTACTATATccatatttggacaatattttttctatatttgaacactgtgttggtgtgtttttttcagccctgttcgtaacatgactagacatttggtgtagtatgggtcagaggcttgtgcacttagtggcagtaatcgatcgatgttgcttgaactgtGCCTGAACCAGCCccaaaaccacgagcaagagtgacgtgcttcccaaaacaaaggtgaactagctaaccatgcgaTTCGTTCCAAATCCGACAGTGGTActgacgaacagcccctacttcattttgcagcaacacctgagtcgtttgcttcagcaccggacgaacgactaactacattacttgtaaacattggcaCTTCGTAAGTCcaaacgaagtgttccagaaacagttttgtcgcacctgagtcgttagttgctaagtAAGTTAGCAACTAAGCTTTCGAGAAACTAGCCCCAGTTTAGGCAACTCGGGGCAAACAAACCAACAATTAAGTCAGTGCTGTAGAATGGGTTAGCACCAATCAAGCTAGCCTGTTTTTGTCGACCCTGGTTTAAAAAGTTAACCCTGGGTAgttcaaaaggaaaaagtttaccgcacacttgtttgactttatgctcttttattcttagaagctgtgcatggatctttgaacttttgcaaTAACCCTGGGTAGGTTGAACTCCGTTCGTAGTACAGGCCCCAGGATGTCAAAGTGAGCAAATATGTGCATTGTGTAGATAAATGTAGTAATAGGCCTATAGAGCAGAATTTAGGCCAATATGATAAGTTCATTACTGgatgctgttctttttttctttattgtttGGATGCACTGGGCGAATCacaccaaaaaaataaagagaaaaaataaCCGTATCCACTGTGCAGTGTGTAATGAACTTTAAATATTGATGAAGTTTTCCTCCCTTACACCTAcacctggacaactgaagggTTGTGCTTGAGCACAAGAACTTCCATGCGCTTTGAGAATTtaggtcaatttcaacatgcagtataTACAGACACAACTGTCAAAATGGAGGAAACCCAACTGGGAAAAAGTGGAGTACTCACCATCTGAAACTTGATAACCTCTTTGGTGCTGACCTGGGAAACAAGCCAGTGAGATAATTAGGCTACTTCACATATCAGCAGCCTTCTCACAACATTTCAAAAACAACATGAACTACACAGCAGCTCAGGATACAGTAGAGGACAAAAAAGTTCTATATTTCTCAGTTAAAACAGAGTTTTTGTTATTAttcttaaaagggacactgtgcaggaactggtcaaaaaaggtactgcaactatgcttcccATTGAAaccgggttgcctattgccaaattttatcttttcatgaaagtttactaagaaataaactaatattttttagtatggcccaagtacagtcagttttacagctaaaaatggctatttctggaaattcaaaatggcggaccatggagaagatcccctttttcatgtatgaaaagtgcaatttttcccgtcataatgaaaacttagaatttgatgctggtggtaagtattcatgaaaaaggtaacattagtgaatgggcagcatgaattctgggaataaacaactaaaaatctcacacagtgtccctttaaagtcacTCTCCGCAGTTTGGCCGAGTTTGCGTGGTGCCCGCGGCATgcccgtctcaaaatctacatGGTCATTAAATAATGCTGTTAaacttgtctggcggcaaacgccagactaaatcacaagtgtgtccagcagttcgaaaagaaagcgcaaggcagcatgggtactcccaggctactgTTAAACTCCCTTTGCGGTGTGAATGTTTTCATCCCAGAGTACCAACAATGAATACAAATGATAATCTTGCCTTCTGTGGCACGTCGTAAAGTGAGTAGTTTTTTCACATGACGCTCGTTCGACTCCGTCAGCCAGAAGTCACACGTCGGGAATTCTGACAGTGGACCACGAAAGTGGTTGGGAGAGTCACCATTCACTTACTTttgactcatttaagcatcagcCAACTTGGGACAATAATGAATTAACCTTTTAATTCAACCTTGTGTCCTTTTAACTGTGGTAACAGTGTTCAAGGTTTAAggcctctccttttctccattaAGCAACAACATCTACATGCCCAAACAGGTCCAAAGTAACCTCTTCAGACCAAAGcacagacttaaaactcatctttAGCTTTCAAATGTTCAAAGGAAATCCTCAGTCAGGCTCTGATACGCTGCTTTTAGTAAAGGAGTTTTACTATGATGATGGCCTCAAAGCCAAATGTGATGGTGAGCCCTCACAACTGAACTCCAAATGAGGTGGGTCTAGGTCGCTCTGCAAGGATACTGAAACACTACAGCCCTCAGTCCTATCGAGAATCTGTGGCATGTGGTGGATTCAGAATAGACACTCTGTGTTCTATTATGTTTGTCTACAAGTAGTTACCATCGCCGCCTGGGTGATTGATTACTCGTGCCTGTGTAACATTCTATAGATTGATGTTCTGTAAAGCCTGAGAGGACGTTAAGTTTGCTGTGCTGTCATTTCATTTATTATTTAAGTGTTTTAACTGTTTATTCAGTTGAATTAAATAGCCACCCTCCACTCAGGTCGTAAGTAGTAACTAAGAGAACATAACATGGCAGGTGCTGAAAATGAAGGTCCATGCTCAGAAGTCATGCAATTTGAACCAGCTAGGTATAGAGCAATTTGCAATGGAGGTATGGGCCGACATCCCTTGTGAACCTGTGCCAACCAAGTTAATAATTAATTTTCTTTCAAAACCTCACAGCAAACTGTAGCATGAAAGGCAGGCCATCAAGAGACTTACCACTGTGCTTATTTTCCTCTTGCCATCGGAGGCCCTCAGTAGGCATTTGTTGTCTGCTGGGTCAAATGTGTCCGTATGGCCTTTTCTCGGGACAGGTTTCGTTCTACCAtcatctgccgtgtgtgtgtgtgtgtgtgtgtgtgtttggggtgggggtgtaaaaAGTTAGATGCTCAGGTCAACATTGATTAACTGTAGAGATAAATACTCTCACAATAGCTCATCATTAATGATTTGAGGTCAGTGCAGAGATAATGACAATTCCAACTCACATTTCTTTAAAGTGATGACGACACTGCCGGTCGTTCTGCATTTCTGAAATAGTCGTGTCAGCTCTGTAAGAAACTGGGGGGCATTGGGGGGTCGGGGTGTTGGGATAAGACAGAAAGAAGACCAAGACATTATTACAAATGTCATGCAATATacagaagagacagaagagaaaatGACACGTCCTTCATTTCGGGGGTTTTGGGTTAAGACAGCAAGAAGACCAAGCAATTATTACATATGTCACGCAATATACAGAAGAGACAGAATAGAAAATTACACGTCCTACGTTTACATCACTGATATGGGTCTTTTAGTGTGAACGGTCATTTTGTGGCAGGGCATGTGTTCCAGCGATATGGAAACCTAACTGCAGTAGCCTAGCAGCTGACATCCATTTCAACAATATTGGCCCTACTAGTCCAATCAGATGACTTCTGCTAGTGAAATGCCACTGAAGTGGCATTACTTTAAACCAGTGCTTCAAGCATGTAGGTTTCCAGTTAGCTTGTTGACCAGCTACTGTTTACCATTTTCCACCCAGGTTGTCACCGCCCAACCCCCAACTGGGTGTTTTTTGCATCCAGTCGGTACTCCTAAAGACCAGTTACAGGCAACCATTAGAAATGCTATTCTTCTTTGGTTCTTCTTCTTCAAAAAGGAATATGACATGCCGTGCGTTAGCATTTCACTCGTCAATCGTTAGCTAGCATCGGCGTAGCTGTGATTCGCAGTTGGGTAGCAAGTGCCTAAAGAGTCGTGGGCTGTTTAACATGGTCTGTCAGGGGGGGACACAAATATAGCTAGTACGTAGCAGTGCTGTTGTCTTACCGCATCGTTTTCCAACAGCACCATATTCCTTCTGGTTTGCTTTGCCTCAAATCGAAGTTTGTTAGCAACACTCCTTGTACAAATAAGCGTTTGGTTTTTATCTACAACAGCTCTGGGTTAAGCACACGTAGCTTCTACTTCCGTAACTCCGCCTCTTCCTCTTAGTGGCGTGAAGCCAGCCGCACTAgttcttttaaaataaaagtcagGTGTTACCGCAACCCcaccagtgcgtgcgtgcgtgcgtgcgtgcgtgtctgtctgtctgggtgcatcccaatatgcgaccttgcctcctccacttgcctcctccacttgcttctcgtcatgatgacatcactgacaacagcattatatttcaatatcttgcaaaagctcaattgtaaagtctttttctcatttgcaattgggatggtgaatgaaaaacagtccctcaaaagttgttgtggctaggctgacagctgggaaactttatcgttttctccacggaggaggggccaggaggcgtgacgaggagacaagcacaagtggaggaggcaaggacacatattgggatgcaccctctgtctgtgtgtttgacctGGTGTGACACCAGGGTGGTTTCCCACACTGCAGCAGAGGTGGTCATTGATGAAAATTGGACTGGACTAAACAAACAAGGCTGGGCAGCTCACAAGTTCAGTTCTTCAGAATTTATTATGTGCTTTGCCAGTGGAAATTAACTTTTGGAATGATGAGAGCCTGCCGGAATATCCTGCCTGATGGGAAGCAACTTTATCTGACTGGAGGGGATATGACATGCCTTCACTTACAGCCTGTGTTTTCTTTGTCAGCCTTATTTCCACACCCATTACTGTGATGCTGAGTGGTGGCTTATCAGTGTCAATGACCACGTAAAGTCTCTGGTGTAActtcttttaaagggacactgtgtgagatttttagttgtttatttccagaattcatgctgcccattcactaatgttgcctttttcatgaatacttaccaccagcatcaaattctaagtattcattatgagtggaaaaattgcacttttcatacatgaaaatggggatcttctccatggtccgccattttgaatttccaaaaatagccatttttagctgcaaaagtgactgtacttggaccatactagaaaatatttgttttttcagtttcaattagcagcatagttgcagtacctcttttgaccatttcctgcacagtgtccctttaacaatgaaAGCACAATGCAAGCAGATTTTATGAAGGTGTTTCTCTCCGTTTCAATTTCATGGTTTGTTATGGTCCTTTGTCTTTGAAGCGTAGTGTACTGTCTGTTTTCTTCtcggagcaggcgtcactcttaattatttaaacctctgagggtcCTGGCCCAAattttaaattcaatgtttcaagaaggaggccgcacctcgCATAGTAGTGTTTTTCATTCCACAGACACTTTACACACGTagtgtagcctactgtctgcaaaCTCTGATGGGCACTTGTCAATCATGCTGACCCaatcagaatgaatgaatgaatgaatgaatgagttaattaattaatggTTTATTATCCCTCTGCAAAGCAGGTGTAATTTGTTTTCAGTACAgcatgacagtaggcctacaggttccaacataggcctactaggttataATATTAGCACTAaaacctataggcctacagtacacgcTCAGTAAATGCCATTGACTGTTTTAGTAATAACAACAGGGcattcgtttttttgtttttttttaggtaGGCCCACCTGATTTTCAGACATTTTATAATTTCTGGCACCACCTagtcttccttcttcttctcatctcAGCCAATAATTTCTCAGCTCATCTCGTTAATGATTGCTACATAttcaaaggtgtcaaaagtaaaagtaaattcatggtgtaagtacaacactagcacatgggtcattctacgattcgtgTGTGCTTTTAGGTCCATtgactttatttgccaattccactaactattaactgcatccaatgatgttttggacattagcacacatttatctgtcatagactacaaacagtcaagacataacattatttccctcagcaagaatgaatatttaatactggttttgggcattttcatgccgtcctgttttccaaatgtcagattcagtcttcatattagcatgtaaagaaacttgttttgcccaagacgattgcaaatgttgattcacacagtaatcatcacaatatgacaaaactgtcagaaagaccattgtgctttccattatgaaatttgccattttgagtgtgtccacgaaaactgtgttaaccgtgtcacggtctgaaaccccctccataaatcagtaagggtttcgtcttatggtgcattccccagaggtaggagcttcctagtaggcaacaaggaggcagctacctcccacttgaaagcgttccaaccagcaagtcaaacaaactacaaacatggagggacaaaaactacatatccacttctcaaagatgtcagcaatgtaaacaacatcatgcgttattttcatttagccgcatttcatctttgaaagacgaaatgtcaatataactacacctactgtaagaaaagttaacaggctgttttgcaaccgttaacctgtctgaatcaactttatttgtccatagaatggtgatgtgcaacataaactattcctaacactgtgcgctgccattgctgtgatgacatcacgatagtcaatggggcgaagtcggtttgcttcgcttttgccccagctggCGACTTGAACAtcccgcttcaacaggcgttccaatgcatttcagcaagtaggaggtcagaaacatcccatctcccagccctggggaatgcaccattaggccatatgaatatcatcacgtgatgtcatatcctctttggcaggatatgggaatactttttggtaagttttgagctccattcttccatagagcttgaaagtgacgtcacttcccccattttcatgggacctcaacggcgtttttagccgaaaatcgtagcatgtaatccaatgtcggtattaaaatgatattttgatcccCTTCAAGTTGTGcaacgagctccatatatgttgttgtcatatttttgtttaattttttaactttttaaaaagctgtgtttcttcacatttttcatgcagacggcctcggaacaaaacattgatacctCTGCATggataatctttatctagcctcttaaacagcatatttgtagcccagcgcatacaatgactgagatcagaaaaTATGTACtcactaccatgttgttagatggtcagcttaggtcctgtgaaatgcggaactaaggggcgggactttcaagctctataatttaatccattctttgtCATGTTCCCATAGCGGGAAaactgcctgtcaactgtgttatcaacatattcataagaatctgaattagaaataacatgtagaaaaacacagatatagtatacaaatacattaattgattaaggtgttgtggtggcacttctgaggtcctcagttagcacaacaccatgaaaatggctgaaatgtcaagctgtgttaccgtcaatggtgttacgcatcagctgtgacagttgaggaggactatatctccatattgatagataaacaaacaaaataattagtgttctagggagatgggtttgtctgctctgttttttctcctaaaaaagtgccgacttgttcccctgcactgttgaccgtaacacagttgagtaacacagttgactgttttgaaagtgtttttgtgctattgatcccttatgtgttggaaaaatcctatgaacagacactagggattatctctggagagggaagtcttgtgtaaggagggtgactaaattcaaatcagacgttacagggatttataatgaaaaatgtgtcagtctgtatcacagtgaatcataaaatcctacttatgaagctcaacaaccacattttctatatcagttgcacagattaatgacaacattattggtaagggacataagcactttcaaacgtatgttgtttcaactctgtagtattttgatatatgtttgaaatgacatagtagttgtccataacactgttgacaaaataagcaaatgttcgctttcataagagtatttatgaaatgatttaagattaagcttggcaatttgtttgtttggaaacttaaatgtatacactatggaaacatctaggtcatttatttgaaaaaaaaatactgataattgtcATCTTTTTGCCAAAAGCGCCCTGGAAACGTAGAATGCCCCATAGGTCTGTGCCACAacccctgtagcctcttactgcagatggggtcgccggcgggcctattcactttttgctgaaaatactcaactacatcattacaacattgctatgacagtaccaactgagagccttaagttacagattaagacatagccattacaattttggtgacagtaaggttataacataggctctgcgctaaggggttaaatacacAAATCagcctgtttccatttttttccatttttatttaaatgtagtggcaaaatccaagatggccgccattttgcaTAACACATTTGccattaagttttttttttaaaagttgatATTTTTATTGTTAGCCTATTATTTCCATGGCATGTAGCCCAAAcgctgccggttcgactcctgacccaccaagttggtggggggagtaattatccagtgctctcccccatcctcctccatgactgaggtaccctgagtatggtgtcctgccgcactgctcccatgCGGCgtcattggaggctgcccccttgcacgggtgaggcataaatgcaaggttgttgtttgcagtgaccactgtgtactgtgtcacaatgccaatgggagttggagtttcccaggtgggctttcactggcTTTCTGTGTCAAGGATATCTTACAAAGTTGCTTCAGGATCTGCTTCATCTTATCTGAAGGCTAAAACCTTATATTCTGTCCAGGATTTTGCATTCCTCCAATGTCAACAAtgttgccatgctctctgctcacagaaccATGAGCTCTTTGGCATGGCATCAATCAAAGCATATCCACAACTCAAAGGACGGTCAGAGACATGGCCTTCCTTTCAGTGAGCAATTGCATGCTGCTGTATTGCAGTGGCTATtttctttgtgtattgtgtgcCCATGGCtaagaagaaataaataaataaaataaacaaggaAGATGAGTGAGAAGAAAAACATTAGACCCCTCAAAATTAATGAAGACTTTGAtttcgaatttgatggtgatggtattcttgaaaaaggtagcatttgtgaatgggcggcatgaattctttgaagaaactgctgaaaatattacacagtgcacctttaatttccCTATTCCCCCACATTTAATTGGAAACTCAAGAAGTTATTGTGAAAAGCACGGAACATTTTTCAAGCTCGGAAACGAAAGTAGTCTAGTTACCTAAATCTTGCTTATGACTTGAATTAAAttcatttttattgttatttttatattattattattatttcatgtctAAATGCTACTTTACTTGTACAAAGCACATGCTGCACCTCTGTATGAAATACAATAGCCAAATAAACCGGCCCTGTTAAAACAATAGTCTCTGTAGAGGAGGCAAGGTAATAAAGAAGGCACGTCACTCGCAAATTGACCCtaagaaatgcataaaacatgcTATTaaaacaacagagaacagtctctTAAACAGCACTGTTTCCCTCAATAGTCGCGAGACATGCTGCAGTCGGTATAGTTGTGCAGTTCATTCAGAGACACAGCAAACGGAGAGTCCCAATCTCGAAGAAACAACTCCCTGAGCTGTTGTTGGAGTGACCCGGCGGCAGGTGAGCCTTCCTTATCATCTTGGGAGATCACCAGGCCAACACCGCCAGTGGTGCTGAAGTATTCTTCTGACCAGTTAGAGGTTCCTTGGAGAGGGGATAACAACAAGAAAAAATGAATGGTGTATTTATGGCGTGAAAGACCATAGAGAGATTTCTTGTCACCACctgttctcaa
This is a stretch of genomic DNA from Engraulis encrasicolus isolate BLACKSEA-1 chromosome 19, IST_EnEncr_1.0, whole genome shotgun sequence. It encodes these proteins:
- the srp14 gene encoding signal recognition particle 14 kDa protein, with the translated sequence MVLLENDAFLTELTRLFQKCRTTGSVVITLKKYDGRTKPVPRKGHTDTFDPADNKCLLRASDGKRKISTVVSTKEVIKFQMAYSNLLRAHIDGLKKKDKKSKGKKTKATQ